One window from the genome of Brachionichthys hirsutus isolate HB-005 chromosome 19, CSIRO-AGI_Bhir_v1, whole genome shotgun sequence encodes:
- the LOC137908714 gene encoding leukemia inhibitory factor receptor, which yields MVGHGFQFHLREAFFILGGVHDLDCFGKHINPEMYTCVWKPGSHASGTRYTLVVQQDKNYCNHHINFTDTSKEIELYGIYDMEVEVFANSESTNCSKAVFKGSPTRLLRCGPPHKVSFRRHSGRLAVKLGWEPADRKAVENYSVRYKAQGSPRWSPLLVKSRNAERCVVENLNASLVYNLQIQCVKNTKCSQCLWSQVYSIPAELTTPPVVGNVEEDDVAESKGRRLLTLAWKLPAKELHDGFNVRVVKASGEAPREPMKTTHPGIRLVLSYSEYYVNISAFNNVSISPAASHVIPQRQTSELFVPPRDCPGAKLNVTVHNSTSFTIYWGDNLIANYVCYSVEWRKEGHTAFYKSFDQDQVNYWTLNSLPESLQPYQRYSIALHTRSNRRTCNMKRVNNSEGTYGTTQFYSIEGHPISAPAKISFHNVTLTSVELQWSSIPVEDARGFLLGYTIHYAEYQRKATESNITADPALNGYELQDLKSGATYKVQLSGFTRAGAGVRSKGSLFTTKQKKGYSNFSIVATVLAVATAVLICGCPIIKRMKVILWPSIPHPGNSKVMHKLEAPRELELLKSINTLEVEERDTSSLEVVGRDELPAESSPSAPLLHYNSWIDGDSAHVICNWIQGDPTGRNPPRDSAETSPDAQSSSLAFQGGYTTMETFQQAVHRMADTFDA from the exons ATGGTTGGTCACGGTTTTCAGTTTCACCTACGAGAAGCTTTCTTCATCCTCG GTGGAGTCCATGATCTCGATTGCTTTGGTAAACACATTAACCCTGAAATGTATACCTGCGTCTGGAAACCTGGAAGTCACGCATCAGGAACCAGATACACGCTCGTAGTCCAACA AGATAAAAATTATTGCAACCATCACATTAACTTCACGGACACCTCGAAAGAAATTGAGTTATACGGAATATACGACATGGAGGTGGAGGTCTTTGCAAACAGCGAGTCTACAAACTGCTCAAAGGCTGTTTTCAAAGGTTCACCAACACGCTTGC TGCGATGCGGCCCTCCTCATAAGGTGTCCTTCAGACGCCATTCTGGGAGGCTGGCGGTGAAACTGGGATGGGAGCCGGCGGACAGGAAGGCCGTCGAGAATTACTCTGTCAGATATAAAGCACAGGGCAGCCCGAGGTGGAGCCCG TTGCTGGTGAAATCCCGGAACGCAGAGAGATGTGTGGTGGAGAACCTGAACGCCTCGCTGGTCTACAATCTGCAGATACAGTGCGTCAAAAACACGAAATGTTCTCAGTGTCTCTGGAGCCAGGTCTACTCCATCCCAGCAG AACTGACAACTCCGCCTGTCGTCGGCAACGTTGAAGAAGACGACGTTGCAGAAAGCAAAGGCCGCCGGCTGCTCACGCTGGCTTGGAAG CTTCCTGCCAAAGAGCTGCATGACGGCTTCAATGTGAGAGTCGTCAAAGCATCGGGGGAGGCTCCACGCGAGCCGATGAAGACCACCCATCCCGGGATCAGACTGGTTCTCTCCTATTCGGAATATTACGTCAATATCAGCGCTTTCAACAACGTTAGCATCTCCCCGGCCGCCAGCCACGTGATACCGCAGCGACAAACAAGTGAGTTATTTGTACCGCCCAGGGATTGTCC GGGAGCTAAACTGAATGTGACGGTTCACAACAGTACGTCTTTTACCATCTACTGGGGCGACAATCTCATCGCAAACTACGTCTGCTATTCTGTGGAGTGGAGGAAGGAAGGGCACACGGCATTTTACAAGTCCTTCGACCAGGATCAAGTCAACTACTGGACCTTAAATTCTTTACCAG AGTCTTTGCAGCCTTACCAGAGATACAGCATCGCGCTGCACACGCGGTCAAACAGGAGAACCTGCAACATGAAGCGGGTCAACAACAGCGAGGGCACCTACGGGACGACGCAGTTCTACTCCATCGAGGGAC ATCCCATCAGCGCTCCTGCAAAAATCAGCTTCCACAACGTGACGCTGACCTCAGTGGAGCTTCAGTGGTCTTCCATCCCTGTGGAAGACGCCAGAGGTTTCCTCCTGGGCTACACAATCCACTACGCGGAGTATCAACGCAAGGCTACAGAGTCAA ATATCACAGCGGATCCGGCGCTAAACGGTTACGAATTGCAGGATCTCAAAAGCGGCGCGACTTACAAAGTGCAGCTATCTGGTTTCACCCGGGCGGGGGCTGGAGTACGAAGCAAAGGAAGCCTCTTtacaacaaagcaaaaaaaag GATATTCCAATTTCAGCATCGTCGCCACAGTTCTTGCCGTTGCGACCGCCGTGCTGATATGTGGATGTCCCATTATCAAAAG GATGAAGGTCATCCTGTGGCCGAGCATTCCGCATCCCGGAAACAGCAAAGTGATGCACAAACTAGAGGCGCCTCGTGAGCTG gaaCTACTCAAATCCATCAACACCCTGGAGGTGGAGGAACGGGATACAAGCAGTCTGGAGGTCGTTGGAAGAGATGAGCTCCCTGCTGAGTCGTCACCATCGGCGCCGCTGCTGCACTACAACTCCTGGATCGACGGCGACTCGGCACACGTGATTTGCAACTGGATCCAAGGAGACCCGACTGGACGCAACCCGCCTCGGGATTCTGCAGAAACGTCCCCAGACGCCCAGAGTTCTTCTCTCGCTTTTCAAGGCGGATACACGACGATGGAAACGTTTCAGCAGGCAGTGCATCGGATGGCGGATACCTTTGACGCTTGA